One genomic segment of Panicum virgatum strain AP13 chromosome 2N, P.virgatum_v5, whole genome shotgun sequence includes these proteins:
- the LOC120661735 gene encoding protein TIME FOR COFFEE-like isoform X1, translated as MDRIRDSRRGGVSVAGGPPPRRRLRSNGGGSGGGGGGPRDSPRSERRRGERLMLNGGGAGGGRDDADDTSDESLGDDDDDAEEELATRYQPSARRSPSIAPPPPSPPQPGGAHHHSSSSSGGGGGYHNNHHHHGQQQQMQRKGGGSNPKSPIVGKAVDEMIGVPVPRKARSASTKRSSHEWPVPGGGTSGGGAGDGSQIQRPSSRPISPPSASTTAPARKKLKPLGGGGSSGGSGPAPKQRPSPSPAPSTTPPQPPPPKISKSPSFIQEEIEVAEVLFGLTRQFPCPPKQESNHKLEVRDAPEAKSGNSSPAPSSSGVRPSDSTSLSTIAPKRKRPRLVKYDEDSRPASPAKPELAESSSRPEAASTARSEGKTSTSAAAESGTSAAPAAAQLESSREPEKIEDRGRSRDPELRPGESDRRDHRPESRTEPPAAPSGKPDGEATPVGSEARNGEATATTKIELAADGARQEKFCIDLMAPPPGKLSPDRDGFSDPDADKKGLDSEMDMLGRGNSEKKDGERTRRGLDIDLEDHKVQRIPADEFTPKKLTLQLDLEKPSLGDEKSPSERRQPQPPQLQQQKPSKSEVKHEKSAIPAVTPPMPIPVGGWLGSFPPFGYIGPVPGLSAAGLHPMDVKPGSSSGLHPSELQHAALLPPPTRSKRCATHCYIAQFIQHQQRVAKMNSFWPPAAAAAAAAAANRPGPFFGARPFNMGVVPPTDAASLLVNPMQGSYPVRTHAPMQEAKAPSMATSPFQGSLSKDKAPGNAAGAESSQRKQAPAHETQQQSTPMPNMLQGPAFIFPFNQQHAAAVAAANAANRAGDGKSSGASNTMPPSASAHASAANPGAAAMNLSFANLQPDAQFLAILQNGPYPFQVAAHAGGPPSYRGMAPPGPAVPFFNGHVYSSHMLHPSQQQGAQQQSHQKNPMPSLSSSSQKHQPQQSQGLLGYAPNANAAAAASNSQNYSGGNQRPVLLSGLTHRQEGDKTGQDGPSSDDKSHSQKGGYEHNFSVPVHLPNFAMMPAAQAAGSQSEKKLSEHYHQQQQPQVSRGQGVRIDLASSQPFVMPFGSIGPPGSAPTGLDFSALAQNHAVFQSHQEAARHGYPQLNFAAAQSVQATQNKPQHQITGETKPVAADSSSTPSAGDSERKKSASTKYPGESQQHSLSFTRTESKSYVAPFLSGSTNESSSRTLSLIGAESPNGFGMGSKSTSSSTPASTPAAASSTISQQQHQHQQHQHFLQMHHKHQQLIQQQHHLNRPRSAAPSTPNNAGGYPDRLNMASFQNMMYPASATQGRVQSPQLKASSGRGTPSSAATTPPAAPPSNLIVMKNSGLHQQQSKVPMQALSTPGHQSQSSLSMSSSKMGPSLTNLSTGGGDLSRSSNAPVASGSPSNSVSKSTGGSPPATGSAKGVQQPVQLPSPQQSAKNPASSPSSKSTPTNHFSMAMPSILGQQPNVSPGSNAGSKQQSHMPPTSMKQQPFPQGHFFISNTYTPQAPGAGGPAALGLYQKRPGDKAQQQQVPHQQNAMSAAAGNNMKALHPPGGFMHLASAAQSAGGVPHSHMSAAQLTFGAMPIPVKPTSDQKPAAGK; from the exons ATGGACAGGATACGGGACAGCAGGAGAGGCGGCGTGTCCGTCGcgggcgggccgccgccgcggaggcgccTCAggagcaacggcggcggcagcggtggcggcggcgggggccccAGGGACTCGCCGCGCTCCGAGCGCCGCCGGGGCGAGCGGCTCATgctcaacggcggcggcgccggcggaggccgggacgacgccgacgacaccTCCGACGAGAgcctcggcgacgacgacgacgacgccgaggaggagCTCGCGACGCGCTACCAGCCCTCGGCGCGGCGCTCGCCGAGCatcgcgcctccgccgccctcgccgccgcagcccggcggcgcgcaccaccacagcagtagcagcagcggcggcggtggtggttaccacaacaaccaccaccaccacggccagcagcagcagatgcagaGGAAGGGCGGTGGCTCCAATCCGAAGAGCCCCATCGTCGGCAAGGCTGTCGACGAAATGATCGGCGTGCCTGTGCCAAGGAAGGCTCGCTCTG CTTCTACGAAGCGCTCTTCACACGAGTGGCCTGTCCCTGGCGGTGGAaccagcggaggcggcgccggagaCGGCTCGCAGATCCAACGGCCGTCGTCACGGCCGATCTCCCCGCCGTCGGCCTCAACCACCGCCCCTGCTCGGAAGAAGCTG AAACCACTTGGTGGCGGAGGGAGCAGCGGTGGTTCAGGGCCAGCGCCGAAGCAGCGGCCATCGCCGTCCCCAGCACCTTCAACAACTCCaccacagccgccgccaccaaagATTTCGAAGTCTCCATCTTTCATCCAGGAGGAGATCGAGGTCGCCGAGGTGCTGTTCGGGCTCACCAGGCAGTTCCCGTGCCCTCCCAAGCAGGAGAGCAACCACAAGCTGGAGGTCAGAGATGCGCCGGAGGCCAAATCCGGGAACTCCTCGCCGGCTCCCTCGTCTTCTGGCGTCCGACCGTCAGATTCTACCTCCCTTTCCACTATAG CGCCAAAGAGGAAGAGACCGCGGCTGGTGAAGTACGACGAAGACAGCCGTCCGGCGAGCCCAGCaaagccggagttggcagagtCGTCCTCCAGGCCGGAAGCAGCTTCCACGGCAAGATCAGAAGGAAAGACATCTACGTCCGCGGCGGCAGAAAGTGGCACCAGTgccgcccctgctgctgccCAACTCGAGAGTTCACGAGAGCCAGAGAAGATAGAAGACCGTGGTAGAAGCAGAGATCCGGAGCTCCGGCCCGGCGAATCAGATCGGCGGGATCACAGGCCAGAGAGCCGGACAGAACCGCCGGCAGCACCTTCAGGCAAGCCGGACGGTGAAGCAACGCCGGTGGGCTCCGAGGCCAGGAACGGCGAAGCTACAGCCACGACAAAGAT TGAGCTGGCAGCGGATGGCGCTCGGCAAGAAAAGTTTTGCATTGATCTCATG GCTCCTCCTCCTGGGAAGCTATCTCCTGATAGAGATGGCTTCTCCGACCCTGATGCAGATAAGAAAGGATTGGATTCTGAGATGGACATG TTGGGGAGAGGAAATTCTGAAAAGAAAGATGGTGAAAGGACTCGAAGGGGGCTGGATATTGATTTGGAGGACCATAAGGTGCAGAGAATTCCAGCTGATGAGTTCACACCTAAGAAACTAACGCTGCAGTTGGATTTGGAGAAGCCCAGCCTTGGTGATGAAAAATCACCATCGGAGCGACGGCAGCCGCAGCCACCACAGTTGCAGCAACAGAAGCCCTCAAAGTCCGAAGTAAAGCACGAGAAATCTG CTATACCTGCTGTTACACCACCTATGCCAATACCTGTTGGAGGCTGGCTGGGGAGTTTCCCACCTTTCGG TTACATTGGTCCAGTCCCAGGACTATCAGCAGCTGGTCTTCATCCCATGGACGTCAAGCCAGGGTCTTCTAGTGGGTTACAT CCTTCTGAATTGCAGCATGCTGCGTTGCTTCCACCACCAACACGTTCAAAGCGATGTGCTACGCATTGCTACATTGCACAATTTATCCAGCACCAGCAGCGAGTTGCAAAGATGAACTCTTTCTGGCCACCGGCtgccgcggcagcagcggccgcTGCCGCTAATAGACCAGGGCCATTCTTTGGTGCGAGACCATTCAACATGGGTGTTGTACCACCAACAGATGCGGCCTCCCTGCTTGTGAACCCAATGCAGGGGAGCTACCCTGTTAGGACCCATGCTCCAATGCAAGAAGCAAAGGCTCCTTCAATGGCTACCTCACCATTCCAGGGGAGTCTCTCAAAGGATAAAGCGCCAGGCAATGCTGCTGGTGCTGAATCAAGTCAAAGGAAACAGGCCCCTGCTCATGAAACACAGCAGCAGTCCACCCCGATGCCAAACATGCTG CAAGGCCCAGCATTTATCTTTCCCTTCAATCAGCAACATGCTGCAGCGGTGGCAGCTGCAAATGCTGCCAATCGAGCTGGGGATGGAAAATCTTCTGGAGCCAGCAATACAATGCCACCATCTGCCAGTGCTCATGCTTCGGCAGCAAACCCTGGTGCTGCGGCCATGAACTTAAGCTTTGCCAACTTGCAGCCGGATGCCCAGTTCTTGGCGATCTTACAGAATGGTCCCTACCCGTTCCAGGTTGCTGCCCATGCTGGAGGGCCTCCATCATATCGAGGCATGGCACCGCCAGGCCCAGCTGTTCCATTCTTCAACGGGCATGTGTACTCTTCTCACATGCTGCACCCATCACAGCAGCAAGGTGCACAGCAACAAAGTCATCAAAAGAACCCAATGCCAAGCTTGTCCAGTTCATCACAGAAGCATCAGCCACAACAATCCCAAGGGCTATTAGGATATGCACCAAATGCTAATGCAGCTGCCGCAGCCAGTAATTCCCAGAATTATTCTGGTGGCAACCAGCGCCCTGTCCTACTATCTGGCCTCACACACCGACAGGAGGGTGACAAGACTGGGCAAGATGGCCCATCGAGTGATGACAAGTCTCACTCTCAGAAGGGTGGGTATGAACACAATTTTTCTGTTCCGGTTCATCTTCCAAATTTTGCAATGATGCCAGCTGCTCAAGCTGCTGGCAGTCAGAGTGAGAAAAAGTTAAGTGAACACtatcaccagcagcagcagccacaagtCAGCCGTGGCCAGGGTGTGAGGATCGATCTTGCCTCATCTCAACCTTTTGTGATGCCCTTTGGCTCCATTGGTCCTCCAGGATCTGCCCCAACTGGTCTCGACTTCTCTGCATTGGCGCAGAACCATGCAGTTTTCCAAAGCCATCAAGAAGCAGCACGGCATGGTTATCCTCAGCTAAATTTCGCTGCAGCTCAATCTGTCCAAGCCACACAGAACAAGCCCCAACATCAGATCACTGGAGAAACCAAACCAGTTGCTGCGGATTCATCCTCCACACCGAGCGCTGGAGACAGCGAGAGAAAGAAATCGGCATCTACCAAGTACCCGGGTGAATCACAGCAGCATTCACTGTCCTTCACTAGGACAGAAAGCAAGTCTTACGTGGCTCCTTTCCTTAGTGGCAGCACAAATGAGAGCTCGTCCCGCACCTTGAGTCTTATTGGAGCAGAATCTCCAAATGGTTTTGGTATGGGAAGTAAATCCACGAGTTCTTCCACCCCTGCATCTACACCAGCTGCAGCTTCGTCCACCATTtctcagcagcagcaccagcaccagcagcaccaGCATTTCCTTCAAATGCACCATAAGCATCAGCAGCTGATTCAGCAGCAACACCATCTGAATCGGCCCAGGTCTGCTGCACCAAGTACACCAAATAATGCAGGTGGGTACCCAGATCGTCTGAACATGGCGAGCTTTCAGAATATGATGTACCCAGCAAGTGCTACCCAAGGGAGAGTTCAGTCTCCCCAGTTGAAGGCGTCCTCAGGTAGAGGGACACCTTCATCTGCTGCGACGACCCCCCCTGCTGCTCCACCGTCTAATTTGATTGTGATGAAGAACAGTGGTCTCCACCAGCAACAATCAAAAGTTCCTATGCAGGCTCTCTCCACACCTGGTCACCAATCCCAGAGTTCTTTAAGCATGAGTTCATCAAAGATGGGGCCTTCTTTAACTAACCTTTCTACCGGAGGAGGGGATCTATCTCGATCTTCAAATGCTCCTGTGGCATCAGGTTCACCATCCAATTCGGTGTCCAAAAGTACTGGTGGCAGCCCACCTGCCACTGGAAGTGCAAAGGGTGTTCAGCAGCCTGTACAATTGCCATCGCCACAACAGTCAGCCAAGAACCCTGCTTCGTCGCCCAGCTCCAAGTCAACTCCAACAAATCACTTCAGTATGGCAATGCCATCGATCCTTGGCCAGCAGCCCAATGTGTCACCCGGTTCCAATGCAGGGAGCAAGCAGCAGTCACACATGCCCCCCACGTCAATGAAACAACAGCCGTTCCCACAAGGGCATTTCTTCATATCCAACACATACACACCACAAGCTCCAGGAGCAGGTGGCCCTGCCGCCCTTGGCCTCTACCAGAAGCGCCCGGGTGACaaggcgcagcagcagcaggtgccCCATCAACAGAATGCCATGTCAG CTGCCGCTGGCAATAACATGAAGGCGCTTCATCCTCCTGGAGGCTTTATGCATCTTGCGTCAGCTGCCCAGTCTGCTGGCGGTGTACCACACTCCCACATGTCGGCAGCGCAGTTGACTTTTGGAGCAATGCCGATCCCTGTAAAACCCACAAGCGATCAGAAGCCTGCTGCTG GAAAGTAG
- the LOC120661735 gene encoding protein TIME FOR COFFEE-like isoform X2 encodes MDRIRDSRRGGVSVAGGPPPRRRLRSNGGGSGGGGGGPRDSPRSERRRGERLMLNGGGAGGGRDDADDTSDESLGDDDDDAEEELATRYQPSARRSPSIAPPPPSPPQPGGAHHHSSSSSGGGGGYHNNHHHHGQQQQMQRKGGGSNPKSPIVGKAVDEMIGVPVPRKARSASTKRSSHEWPVPGGGTSGGGAGDGSQIQRPSSRPISPPSASTTAPARKKLKPLGGGGSSGGSGPAPKQRPSPSPAPSTTPPQPPPPKISKSPSFIQEEIEVAEVLFGLTRQFPCPPKQESNHKLEVRDAPEAKSGNSSPAPSSSGVRPSDSTSLSTIAPKRKRPRLVKYDEDSRPASPAKPELAESSSRPEAASTARSEGKTSTSAAAESGTSAAPAAAQLESSREPEKIEDRGRSRDPELRPGESDRRDHRPESRTEPPAAPSGKPDGEATPVGSEARNGEATATTKIELAADGARQEKFCIDLMAPPPGKLSPDRDGFSDPDADKKGLDSEMDMLGRGNSEKKDGERTRRGLDIDLEDHKVQRIPADEFTPKKLTLQLDLEKPSLGDEKSPSERRQPQPPQLQQQKPSKSEVKHEKSAIPAVTPPMPIPVGGWLGSFPPFGYIGPVPGLSAAGLHPMDVKPGSSSGLHHAALLPPPTRSKRCATHCYIAQFIQHQQRVAKMNSFWPPAAAAAAAAAANRPGPFFGARPFNMGVVPPTDAASLLVNPMQGSYPVRTHAPMQEAKAPSMATSPFQGSLSKDKAPGNAAGAESSQRKQAPAHETQQQSTPMPNMLQGPAFIFPFNQQHAAAVAAANAANRAGDGKSSGASNTMPPSASAHASAANPGAAAMNLSFANLQPDAQFLAILQNGPYPFQVAAHAGGPPSYRGMAPPGPAVPFFNGHVYSSHMLHPSQQQGAQQQSHQKNPMPSLSSSSQKHQPQQSQGLLGYAPNANAAAAASNSQNYSGGNQRPVLLSGLTHRQEGDKTGQDGPSSDDKSHSQKGGYEHNFSVPVHLPNFAMMPAAQAAGSQSEKKLSEHYHQQQQPQVSRGQGVRIDLASSQPFVMPFGSIGPPGSAPTGLDFSALAQNHAVFQSHQEAARHGYPQLNFAAAQSVQATQNKPQHQITGETKPVAADSSSTPSAGDSERKKSASTKYPGESQQHSLSFTRTESKSYVAPFLSGSTNESSSRTLSLIGAESPNGFGMGSKSTSSSTPASTPAAASSTISQQQHQHQQHQHFLQMHHKHQQLIQQQHHLNRPRSAAPSTPNNAGGYPDRLNMASFQNMMYPASATQGRVQSPQLKASSGRGTPSSAATTPPAAPPSNLIVMKNSGLHQQQSKVPMQALSTPGHQSQSSLSMSSSKMGPSLTNLSTGGGDLSRSSNAPVASGSPSNSVSKSTGGSPPATGSAKGVQQPVQLPSPQQSAKNPASSPSSKSTPTNHFSMAMPSILGQQPNVSPGSNAGSKQQSHMPPTSMKQQPFPQGHFFISNTYTPQAPGAGGPAALGLYQKRPGDKAQQQQVPHQQNAMSAAAGNNMKALHPPGGFMHLASAAQSAGGVPHSHMSAAQLTFGAMPIPVKPTSDQKPAAGK; translated from the exons ATGGACAGGATACGGGACAGCAGGAGAGGCGGCGTGTCCGTCGcgggcgggccgccgccgcggaggcgccTCAggagcaacggcggcggcagcggtggcggcggcgggggccccAGGGACTCGCCGCGCTCCGAGCGCCGCCGGGGCGAGCGGCTCATgctcaacggcggcggcgccggcggaggccgggacgacgccgacgacaccTCCGACGAGAgcctcggcgacgacgacgacgacgccgaggaggagCTCGCGACGCGCTACCAGCCCTCGGCGCGGCGCTCGCCGAGCatcgcgcctccgccgccctcgccgccgcagcccggcggcgcgcaccaccacagcagtagcagcagcggcggcggtggtggttaccacaacaaccaccaccaccacggccagcagcagcagatgcagaGGAAGGGCGGTGGCTCCAATCCGAAGAGCCCCATCGTCGGCAAGGCTGTCGACGAAATGATCGGCGTGCCTGTGCCAAGGAAGGCTCGCTCTG CTTCTACGAAGCGCTCTTCACACGAGTGGCCTGTCCCTGGCGGTGGAaccagcggaggcggcgccggagaCGGCTCGCAGATCCAACGGCCGTCGTCACGGCCGATCTCCCCGCCGTCGGCCTCAACCACCGCCCCTGCTCGGAAGAAGCTG AAACCACTTGGTGGCGGAGGGAGCAGCGGTGGTTCAGGGCCAGCGCCGAAGCAGCGGCCATCGCCGTCCCCAGCACCTTCAACAACTCCaccacagccgccgccaccaaagATTTCGAAGTCTCCATCTTTCATCCAGGAGGAGATCGAGGTCGCCGAGGTGCTGTTCGGGCTCACCAGGCAGTTCCCGTGCCCTCCCAAGCAGGAGAGCAACCACAAGCTGGAGGTCAGAGATGCGCCGGAGGCCAAATCCGGGAACTCCTCGCCGGCTCCCTCGTCTTCTGGCGTCCGACCGTCAGATTCTACCTCCCTTTCCACTATAG CGCCAAAGAGGAAGAGACCGCGGCTGGTGAAGTACGACGAAGACAGCCGTCCGGCGAGCCCAGCaaagccggagttggcagagtCGTCCTCCAGGCCGGAAGCAGCTTCCACGGCAAGATCAGAAGGAAAGACATCTACGTCCGCGGCGGCAGAAAGTGGCACCAGTgccgcccctgctgctgccCAACTCGAGAGTTCACGAGAGCCAGAGAAGATAGAAGACCGTGGTAGAAGCAGAGATCCGGAGCTCCGGCCCGGCGAATCAGATCGGCGGGATCACAGGCCAGAGAGCCGGACAGAACCGCCGGCAGCACCTTCAGGCAAGCCGGACGGTGAAGCAACGCCGGTGGGCTCCGAGGCCAGGAACGGCGAAGCTACAGCCACGACAAAGAT TGAGCTGGCAGCGGATGGCGCTCGGCAAGAAAAGTTTTGCATTGATCTCATG GCTCCTCCTCCTGGGAAGCTATCTCCTGATAGAGATGGCTTCTCCGACCCTGATGCAGATAAGAAAGGATTGGATTCTGAGATGGACATG TTGGGGAGAGGAAATTCTGAAAAGAAAGATGGTGAAAGGACTCGAAGGGGGCTGGATATTGATTTGGAGGACCATAAGGTGCAGAGAATTCCAGCTGATGAGTTCACACCTAAGAAACTAACGCTGCAGTTGGATTTGGAGAAGCCCAGCCTTGGTGATGAAAAATCACCATCGGAGCGACGGCAGCCGCAGCCACCACAGTTGCAGCAACAGAAGCCCTCAAAGTCCGAAGTAAAGCACGAGAAATCTG CTATACCTGCTGTTACACCACCTATGCCAATACCTGTTGGAGGCTGGCTGGGGAGTTTCCCACCTTTCGG TTACATTGGTCCAGTCCCAGGACTATCAGCAGCTGGTCTTCATCCCATGGACGTCAAGCCAGGGTCTTCTAGTGGGTTACAT CATGCTGCGTTGCTTCCACCACCAACACGTTCAAAGCGATGTGCTACGCATTGCTACATTGCACAATTTATCCAGCACCAGCAGCGAGTTGCAAAGATGAACTCTTTCTGGCCACCGGCtgccgcggcagcagcggccgcTGCCGCTAATAGACCAGGGCCATTCTTTGGTGCGAGACCATTCAACATGGGTGTTGTACCACCAACAGATGCGGCCTCCCTGCTTGTGAACCCAATGCAGGGGAGCTACCCTGTTAGGACCCATGCTCCAATGCAAGAAGCAAAGGCTCCTTCAATGGCTACCTCACCATTCCAGGGGAGTCTCTCAAAGGATAAAGCGCCAGGCAATGCTGCTGGTGCTGAATCAAGTCAAAGGAAACAGGCCCCTGCTCATGAAACACAGCAGCAGTCCACCCCGATGCCAAACATGCTG CAAGGCCCAGCATTTATCTTTCCCTTCAATCAGCAACATGCTGCAGCGGTGGCAGCTGCAAATGCTGCCAATCGAGCTGGGGATGGAAAATCTTCTGGAGCCAGCAATACAATGCCACCATCTGCCAGTGCTCATGCTTCGGCAGCAAACCCTGGTGCTGCGGCCATGAACTTAAGCTTTGCCAACTTGCAGCCGGATGCCCAGTTCTTGGCGATCTTACAGAATGGTCCCTACCCGTTCCAGGTTGCTGCCCATGCTGGAGGGCCTCCATCATATCGAGGCATGGCACCGCCAGGCCCAGCTGTTCCATTCTTCAACGGGCATGTGTACTCTTCTCACATGCTGCACCCATCACAGCAGCAAGGTGCACAGCAACAAAGTCATCAAAAGAACCCAATGCCAAGCTTGTCCAGTTCATCACAGAAGCATCAGCCACAACAATCCCAAGGGCTATTAGGATATGCACCAAATGCTAATGCAGCTGCCGCAGCCAGTAATTCCCAGAATTATTCTGGTGGCAACCAGCGCCCTGTCCTACTATCTGGCCTCACACACCGACAGGAGGGTGACAAGACTGGGCAAGATGGCCCATCGAGTGATGACAAGTCTCACTCTCAGAAGGGTGGGTATGAACACAATTTTTCTGTTCCGGTTCATCTTCCAAATTTTGCAATGATGCCAGCTGCTCAAGCTGCTGGCAGTCAGAGTGAGAAAAAGTTAAGTGAACACtatcaccagcagcagcagccacaagtCAGCCGTGGCCAGGGTGTGAGGATCGATCTTGCCTCATCTCAACCTTTTGTGATGCCCTTTGGCTCCATTGGTCCTCCAGGATCTGCCCCAACTGGTCTCGACTTCTCTGCATTGGCGCAGAACCATGCAGTTTTCCAAAGCCATCAAGAAGCAGCACGGCATGGTTATCCTCAGCTAAATTTCGCTGCAGCTCAATCTGTCCAAGCCACACAGAACAAGCCCCAACATCAGATCACTGGAGAAACCAAACCAGTTGCTGCGGATTCATCCTCCACACCGAGCGCTGGAGACAGCGAGAGAAAGAAATCGGCATCTACCAAGTACCCGGGTGAATCACAGCAGCATTCACTGTCCTTCACTAGGACAGAAAGCAAGTCTTACGTGGCTCCTTTCCTTAGTGGCAGCACAAATGAGAGCTCGTCCCGCACCTTGAGTCTTATTGGAGCAGAATCTCCAAATGGTTTTGGTATGGGAAGTAAATCCACGAGTTCTTCCACCCCTGCATCTACACCAGCTGCAGCTTCGTCCACCATTtctcagcagcagcaccagcaccagcagcaccaGCATTTCCTTCAAATGCACCATAAGCATCAGCAGCTGATTCAGCAGCAACACCATCTGAATCGGCCCAGGTCTGCTGCACCAAGTACACCAAATAATGCAGGTGGGTACCCAGATCGTCTGAACATGGCGAGCTTTCAGAATATGATGTACCCAGCAAGTGCTACCCAAGGGAGAGTTCAGTCTCCCCAGTTGAAGGCGTCCTCAGGTAGAGGGACACCTTCATCTGCTGCGACGACCCCCCCTGCTGCTCCACCGTCTAATTTGATTGTGATGAAGAACAGTGGTCTCCACCAGCAACAATCAAAAGTTCCTATGCAGGCTCTCTCCACACCTGGTCACCAATCCCAGAGTTCTTTAAGCATGAGTTCATCAAAGATGGGGCCTTCTTTAACTAACCTTTCTACCGGAGGAGGGGATCTATCTCGATCTTCAAATGCTCCTGTGGCATCAGGTTCACCATCCAATTCGGTGTCCAAAAGTACTGGTGGCAGCCCACCTGCCACTGGAAGTGCAAAGGGTGTTCAGCAGCCTGTACAATTGCCATCGCCACAACAGTCAGCCAAGAACCCTGCTTCGTCGCCCAGCTCCAAGTCAACTCCAACAAATCACTTCAGTATGGCAATGCCATCGATCCTTGGCCAGCAGCCCAATGTGTCACCCGGTTCCAATGCAGGGAGCAAGCAGCAGTCACACATGCCCCCCACGTCAATGAAACAACAGCCGTTCCCACAAGGGCATTTCTTCATATCCAACACATACACACCACAAGCTCCAGGAGCAGGTGGCCCTGCCGCCCTTGGCCTCTACCAGAAGCGCCCGGGTGACaaggcgcagcagcagcaggtgccCCATCAACAGAATGCCATGTCAG CTGCCGCTGGCAATAACATGAAGGCGCTTCATCCTCCTGGAGGCTTTATGCATCTTGCGTCAGCTGCCCAGTCTGCTGGCGGTGTACCACACTCCCACATGTCGGCAGCGCAGTTGACTTTTGGAGCAATGCCGATCCCTGTAAAACCCACAAGCGATCAGAAGCCTGCTGCTG GAAAGTAG